From the genome of Drosophila melanogaster chromosome 2L, one region includes:
- the Tmtc2 gene encoding transmembrane O-mannosyltransferase targeting cadherins 2, isoform A produces the protein MPSLEPWLWGDSCSWLGMLAMLRLRLHKSNMDFTCLFCCSLAFVLYLNTLGAGFVYDDRRAILANADVSGGTPWQRSFSNDFWGTPLTDSGSHGSWRPLCVLSFRLNYLIGGGFAPWGFHLVNNLLHCVATALVVRVARTLLASVWAVLAAGALFAAHPIHTEAVAGVVGRADLAACVCYLLTYLSYLRHMRWRESGDPRQWLALGATLILAAAGLLCKETAITALLVCALFDVMRGLSGQVDKQRLRSVCIVLGALFCMAYCRLVIVPGPQTAFSSADNPIARTPSAWTRLLTFLYLPVFNLRLLLQPNVLSFDWGMDALPRVTSLWDRRNAQSACFYSVLVGVAWGSCRQLLSGSKEVTHCGVSSTFPQYHIQKVASRKSRSKRKRLANNTKYQAFEAAYHQQQQEALPCRDCNNNNSSGYVYEGSSPVAQAPAQAPHLVSSAFRGSRSSSSCSNSTNSSSSSSSSSSSSSSSSSSLSGGFQCSSKDYALEGMSPANRHACVLIMSLSFLALPFLPASNLLFYVGFVVAERLLYLPSVGFCLLVGYGVSKLMSCNQRTRNILLLSFSLLLAAMSLRTLRRNADWRDEESLYRSAIAINPPKALGNLGSVLSSQGRYEEAKQVLQEAIRFRPNMADVHFNLGILHQNQQVYPAAVECFQRAIKFRPNLAVAYLNLGISFIALGKRQQAIEILQAGSNLDGAAVRDRTAHDQARSSAYLQLGALYVEQGKLQRALAIYREALSSLPGLPQQREILYQRIGDVLGRLQQWDEAERHHRAALELQPNQVAAHLSYGITLARNSSRASEAEMWFKRALKLAPEQASVYHHYAEFLSLQSRHHESAIYHRRAAELAPNDYTLVVAAATAMRLLDRKVDAEMWYRKAVALRPGDAHAHTNLGAILHLLGRTNHAAASYKAALRLQPGDAITLGNLAKLGVTNV, from the exons GCGAGCCATTCTGGCAAATGCGGATGTCTCGGGCGGAACTCCCTGGCAGCGGAGCTTCTCGAACGACTTCTGGGGCACTCCGCTGACGGACAGCGGATCCCACGGCTCCTGGCGACCGCTGTGCGTGCTCAGCTTCCGGCTGAACTACCTCATTGGCGGGGGCTTTGCGCCCTGGGGCTTCCACCTGGTCAACAATCTGCTCCACTGCGTCGCCACGGCTCTGGTGGTGCGGGTGGCGCGCACCCTCCTGGCCTCCGTGTGGGCAGTCCTGGCCGCAGGCGCGCTCTTCGCCGCCCACCCGATCCACACGGAGGCGGTGGCCGGAGTGGTGGGACGGGCGGACCTCGCCGCCTGCGTCTGCTACCTGCTCACGTACCTCAGCTACTTGCGGCACATGAGGTGGCGCGAGTCCGGAGATCCGCGCCAGTGGCTGGCCCTTGGAGCCACTTTGATCCTGGCTGCAGCCGGCCTACTCTGCAAGGAGACGGCTATTACGGCGCTTCTGGTCTGTGCCCTCTTCGACGTGATGCGCGGTCTCAGCGGACAGGTGGACAAG CAACGTCTACGATCCGTGTGCATAGTTCTTGGAGCTCTGTTCTGCATGGCTTACTGCCGCCTAGTGATTGTCCCTGGACCGCAGACGGCCTTCTCCAGCGCGGACAACCCGATCGCCAGGACTCCGTCCGCCTGGACGAGATTGCTGACCTTCCTCTACCTGCCCGTCTTCAATCTGCGCCTGCTGCTCCAGCCAAACGTGCTGAGCTTCGACTGGGGCATGGATGCCCTGCCCAGAGTCACTTCTTTGTGGGATCGCCGCAATGCACAGTCCGCCTGCTTCTACTCTGTGCTGGTGGGCGTCGCGTGGGGCAGCTGTAGACAACTGCTAAGCGGGTCAAAGGAGGTGACCCACTGTGGAGTGAGCTCAACCTTTCCGCAGTATCACATCCAGAAGGTGGCCAGTCGCAAATCGCGCTCCAAGCGCAAGCGGTTGGCCAACAACACCAAGTACCAAGCCTTTGAGGCAGCCTatcatcagcaacagcaggaagCGCTTCCATGTCGcgattgcaacaacaataacagcagtGGCTACGTCTACGAGGGGAGTTCCCCCGTTGCACAAGCCCCAGCCCAAGCCCCTCACCTTGTGTCTTCCGCCTTTCGCGGCtcccgcagcagcagcagttgcagcaacagcacaaatagctccagttccagctcctccagttcgagttccagcagcagcagcagctccagccTGAGTGGCGGCTTCCAGTGCTCCTCCAAGGATTACGCGCTGGAGGGGATGTCGCCCGCCAATCGGCACGCTTGTGTGCTGATCATGTCGCTTAGCTTCCTGGCATTGCCCTTTCTGCCTGCCAGTAACCTGCTGTTCTACGTGGGATTCGTGGTGGCCGAACGACTTCTGTACCTGCCCAGCGTGGGATTCTGCCTGCTGGTGGGCTACGGGGTCTCCAAGCTAATGTCCTGCAACCAGAGGACCCGCAATATCCTGCTTCTAAGCTTCAGTCTCCTCCTGGCCGCCATGAGTCTGCGAACGTTGCGGAGGAACGCCGATTGGCGGGACGAGGAGAGCCTCTACCGCAGCGCCATTGCCATCAATCCGCCAAAGG CGTTGGGCAATCTGGGCAGCGTACTGAGCTCACAAGGGCGATACGAGGAGGCCAAACAGGTCCTGCAGGAGGCCATTCGGTTCAGGCCCAACATGGCGGATGTGCACTTTAACCT GGGCATCCTGCACCAGAATCAGCAGGTCTATCCCGCAGCTGTCGAGTGCTTTCAGCGCGCCATCAAGTTTCGACCGAATCTGGCAG TGGCGTACCTCAACCTCGGCATATCATTTATAGCGCTGGGCAAGCGCCAGCAGGCCATCGAAATTCTGCAGGCGGGCTCCAACTTGGATGGGGCTGCTGTTCGTGATCGAACTGCTCACGATCAGGCTCGCAGCTCGGCCTACCTGCAGTTGGGAGCCCTCTACGTGGAGCAGGGAAAACTTCAACGGGCCCTGGCCATCTACCGAGAGGCCCTGTCATCGCTGCCAGGACTGCCGCAGCAGCGTGAGATTCTCTACCAGCGGATCGGCGATGTCCTCGGTCGCCTTCAGCAGTGGGACGAGGCGGAGCGACACCATCGCGCCGCCCTCGAGCTGCAGCCCAACCAGGTGGCTGCTCATCTCTCCTATGGCATCACACTGGCCAGAAAT AGCAGCCGCGCCTCGGAGGCGGAGATGTGGTTCAAGCGAGCATTGAAATTGGCGCCCGAGCAGGCCAGTGTCTATCATCATTATG CCGAATTCCTCTCGCTGCAGTCGCGACATCATGAGTCCGCCATCTACCATCGCAGAGCCGCGGAACTGGCGCCCAACGATTATACTTTGGTGGTGGCCGCCGCCACCGCAATGCGACTGTTGGACAGAAAAGTGGATGCGGAAATGTGGTACAGAAAG GCTGTGGCCCTGCGACCAGGCGATGCCCATGCTCACACTAATCTGGGGGCCATACTGCATCTGCTGGGACGCACGAATCACGCGGCAGCTAGCTATAAGGCGGCCCTGAGACTTCAGCCCGGTGATGCCATCACGCTGGGCAATCTGGCCAAGCTGGGTGTCACGAATGTCTAG
- the Tmtc2 gene encoding transmembrane O-mannosyltransferase targeting cadherins 2, isoform C, with protein sequence MDFTCLFCCSLAFVLYLNTLGAGFVYDDRRAILANADVSGGTPWQRSFSNDFWGTPLTDSGSHGSWRPLCVLSFRLNYLIGGGFAPWGFHLVNNLLHCVATALVVRVARTLLASVWAVLAAGALFAAHPIHTEAVAGVVGRADLAACVCYLLTYLSYLRHMRWRESGDPRQWLALGATLILAAAGLLCKETAITALLVCALFDVMRGLSGQVDKQRLRSVCIVLGALFCMAYCRLVIVPGPQTAFSSADNPIARTPSAWTRLLTFLYLPVFNLRLLLQPNVLSFDWGMDALPRVTSLWDRRNAQSACFYSVLVGVAWGSCRQLLSGSKEVTHCGVSSTFPQYHIQKVASRKSRSKRKRLANNTKYQAFEAAYHQQQQEALPCRDCNNNNSSGYVYEGSSPVAQAPAQAPHLVSSAFRGSRSSSSCSNSTNSSSSSSSSSSSSSSSSSSLSGGFQCSSKDYALEGMSPANRHACVLIMSLSFLALPFLPASNLLFYVGFVVAERLLYLPSVGFCLLVGYGVSKLMSCNQRTRNILLLSFSLLLAAMSLRTLRRNADWRDEESLYRSAIAINPPKALGNLGSVLSSQGRYEEAKQVLQEAIRFRPNMADVHFNLGILHQNQQVYPAAVECFQRAIKFRPNLAVAYLNLGISFIALGKRQQAIEILQAGSNLDGAAVRDRTAHDQARSSAYLQLGALYVEQGKLQRALAIYREALSSLPGLPQQREILYQRIGDVLGRLQQWDEAERHHRAALELQPNQVAAHLSYGITLARNSSRASEAEMWFKRALKLAPEQASVYHHYAEFLSLQSRHHESAIYHRRAAELAPNDYTLVVAAATAMRLLDRKVDAEMWYRKAVALRPGDAHAHTNLGAILHLLGRTNHAAASYKAALRLQPGDAITLGNLAKLGVTNV encoded by the exons GCGAGCCATTCTGGCAAATGCGGATGTCTCGGGCGGAACTCCCTGGCAGCGGAGCTTCTCGAACGACTTCTGGGGCACTCCGCTGACGGACAGCGGATCCCACGGCTCCTGGCGACCGCTGTGCGTGCTCAGCTTCCGGCTGAACTACCTCATTGGCGGGGGCTTTGCGCCCTGGGGCTTCCACCTGGTCAACAATCTGCTCCACTGCGTCGCCACGGCTCTGGTGGTGCGGGTGGCGCGCACCCTCCTGGCCTCCGTGTGGGCAGTCCTGGCCGCAGGCGCGCTCTTCGCCGCCCACCCGATCCACACGGAGGCGGTGGCCGGAGTGGTGGGACGGGCGGACCTCGCCGCCTGCGTCTGCTACCTGCTCACGTACCTCAGCTACTTGCGGCACATGAGGTGGCGCGAGTCCGGAGATCCGCGCCAGTGGCTGGCCCTTGGAGCCACTTTGATCCTGGCTGCAGCCGGCCTACTCTGCAAGGAGACGGCTATTACGGCGCTTCTGGTCTGTGCCCTCTTCGACGTGATGCGCGGTCTCAGCGGACAGGTGGACAAG CAACGTCTACGATCCGTGTGCATAGTTCTTGGAGCTCTGTTCTGCATGGCTTACTGCCGCCTAGTGATTGTCCCTGGACCGCAGACGGCCTTCTCCAGCGCGGACAACCCGATCGCCAGGACTCCGTCCGCCTGGACGAGATTGCTGACCTTCCTCTACCTGCCCGTCTTCAATCTGCGCCTGCTGCTCCAGCCAAACGTGCTGAGCTTCGACTGGGGCATGGATGCCCTGCCCAGAGTCACTTCTTTGTGGGATCGCCGCAATGCACAGTCCGCCTGCTTCTACTCTGTGCTGGTGGGCGTCGCGTGGGGCAGCTGTAGACAACTGCTAAGCGGGTCAAAGGAGGTGACCCACTGTGGAGTGAGCTCAACCTTTCCGCAGTATCACATCCAGAAGGTGGCCAGTCGCAAATCGCGCTCCAAGCGCAAGCGGTTGGCCAACAACACCAAGTACCAAGCCTTTGAGGCAGCCTatcatcagcaacagcaggaagCGCTTCCATGTCGcgattgcaacaacaataacagcagtGGCTACGTCTACGAGGGGAGTTCCCCCGTTGCACAAGCCCCAGCCCAAGCCCCTCACCTTGTGTCTTCCGCCTTTCGCGGCtcccgcagcagcagcagttgcagcaacagcacaaatagctccagttccagctcctccagttcgagttccagcagcagcagcagctccagccTGAGTGGCGGCTTCCAGTGCTCCTCCAAGGATTACGCGCTGGAGGGGATGTCGCCCGCCAATCGGCACGCTTGTGTGCTGATCATGTCGCTTAGCTTCCTGGCATTGCCCTTTCTGCCTGCCAGTAACCTGCTGTTCTACGTGGGATTCGTGGTGGCCGAACGACTTCTGTACCTGCCCAGCGTGGGATTCTGCCTGCTGGTGGGCTACGGGGTCTCCAAGCTAATGTCCTGCAACCAGAGGACCCGCAATATCCTGCTTCTAAGCTTCAGTCTCCTCCTGGCCGCCATGAGTCTGCGAACGTTGCGGAGGAACGCCGATTGGCGGGACGAGGAGAGCCTCTACCGCAGCGCCATTGCCATCAATCCGCCAAAGG CGTTGGGCAATCTGGGCAGCGTACTGAGCTCACAAGGGCGATACGAGGAGGCCAAACAGGTCCTGCAGGAGGCCATTCGGTTCAGGCCCAACATGGCGGATGTGCACTTTAACCT GGGCATCCTGCACCAGAATCAGCAGGTCTATCCCGCAGCTGTCGAGTGCTTTCAGCGCGCCATCAAGTTTCGACCGAATCTGGCAG TGGCGTACCTCAACCTCGGCATATCATTTATAGCGCTGGGCAAGCGCCAGCAGGCCATCGAAATTCTGCAGGCGGGCTCCAACTTGGATGGGGCTGCTGTTCGTGATCGAACTGCTCACGATCAGGCTCGCAGCTCGGCCTACCTGCAGTTGGGAGCCCTCTACGTGGAGCAGGGAAAACTTCAACGGGCCCTGGCCATCTACCGAGAGGCCCTGTCATCGCTGCCAGGACTGCCGCAGCAGCGTGAGATTCTCTACCAGCGGATCGGCGATGTCCTCGGTCGCCTTCAGCAGTGGGACGAGGCGGAGCGACACCATCGCGCCGCCCTCGAGCTGCAGCCCAACCAGGTGGCTGCTCATCTCTCCTATGGCATCACACTGGCCAGAAAT AGCAGCCGCGCCTCGGAGGCGGAGATGTGGTTCAAGCGAGCATTGAAATTGGCGCCCGAGCAGGCCAGTGTCTATCATCATTATG CCGAATTCCTCTCGCTGCAGTCGCGACATCATGAGTCCGCCATCTACCATCGCAGAGCCGCGGAACTGGCGCCCAACGATTATACTTTGGTGGTGGCCGCCGCCACCGCAATGCGACTGTTGGACAGAAAAGTGGATGCGGAAATGTGGTACAGAAAG GCTGTGGCCCTGCGACCAGGCGATGCCCATGCTCACACTAATCTGGGGGCCATACTGCATCTGCTGGGACGCACGAATCACGCGGCAGCTAGCTATAAGGCGGCCCTGAGACTTCAGCCCGGTGATGCCATCACGCTGGGCAATCTGGCCAAGCTGGGTGTCACGAATGTCTAG